Genomic segment of Candidatus Jordarchaeales archaeon:
CGTCTTAAACGTCTCAGCAGTCATTAACGAGTTTAAGTATGATTTCAATAACTTTTGGCATCGCCTCTTCAACCTCTCGTGAAAGATTAATGCCTATCTCCCTATAATTCTTCGGCTCCACGCCCACCAAGAACAGTTCAGGTAAAACCTCCATTTCCCTCGCCACCTTAACCAGCATCTGGATGTCCACGTCGTGTGAAGACGTTAGGCTCTTAACACCACTCTCCTCTAACTCCTTGGCCCTCAATACATATACGTCGCCCGGTTTTCCTCCCCCAAGGACAGCGTCTATCAGAATAACTTTTTCAGCTTTCTCAAAAAATTCAAGCAAAAACAGCCCCCCAACACCCCCATCAACAACTTCAACACAGCTAGGTAAAGTGACCTCCCTCAGTTTATTTACAACGTGAATGCCAACCCCCTCATCGCCAAGAAGATAGTTACCCACACCAATCACGAAAATCTTACGCAAAATCTCACCCAAACAGCAAGTTTCACCAGCTCAAAGAAAAATGCCAAAATAAATACCTTAAACCCTAATGAAGGAAGGATCGTAAAAAGGGTAGGCCAAAAAGATGGTAGGCAGCTAGAGGCAGCTAACTTATTGATTTGACATAACCACTTTTTCGATGAAGTACCTATGTACCCTCGCGTCATCTGTTAGCTCAGGGTGAAATGCTGTAGCTAACACTTTTTCCTGTTTCACAGCTACAATTTTTCCATTAAAACTACACAGAACTTCGACTCCACTTCCAACCTCTAGAACTACGGGTGCTCTGATGAATATTCCTCTAAAAACGCCGCCTATAGCTGGTATTTCTAAGTCGACCTCGAAGGAGTCGTTTTGTCTTCCAAAATGGTTCCTCTCAACGACAATGTCGAGCACGCCGGCGGTAGGCTGATTGGTTTCCCCTAACACTCTATCTCTCACCTTCCGAGCCAGCACTATCATTCCGGCGCAAGTTCCAAAAACTGGAAATTCTTCCTTCATCTCTTTCAAATAGTCCATCACGCCTGTATGCTCCATCATTGAGCCTATTACCGTGCTTTCCCCGCCCGGAATTATAAGTCCATCTACATCCTCTACTTCCCCTCTTTTCTTCACAACTCTGACTTCGCCTTGCAGCCCAGCTTCTTTTAGTGCCTTCCTGGTAATGTAAACGTGTTCCTCTATTGCTCCCTGAAACCCAAGCACTCCGACGATGGGTCTCAAGCTTCAGCCCCCCTTTCCTGCATCCTCAACTCAAGCTCCTTGATATCCATCCCCATCATAGATTTCTTCTCATCTATCATCCTTTGAGCTTCAGCGACGACTTCCGGGTCATCCCAGAACGTCGTTGCTAAGACTATTGCCTTCGCCCTCTCCATTGGGTCTTCGGATTTAAAAATTCCTGAACCTACGAATATCCCGTCGCAGCCCAGGGACATCATCAGAGCAGCGTCTGCAGGTGTAGCTATCCCTCCCGCGGCAAAATTGACTACCGGAAGTCTCCCAAGTCTTCCAACTTCGTAGACAAGCTGGTAGGAAACCTTAAACTCGCGGGCTAAAGCGACTATCTCTTGCCAGTCTTCTTCTTCAACTATTGCTTTCACTCTCCTTATTTCATTCCTCATAAGCTTCATATGGCGAACAGCTTCAGCAACATTACCTGTCCCAGCCTCTCCCTTCGTCCTAATCATCGAGGCGCCTTCCTCTATTCGCCTCAATGCCTCACCTAGGTCTTTTGCCCCATTTACGAAGGGAACCCTGAAATCCCACTTCCAAATGTGCCTTTTCTCGTCAGCCGGGGTTAACACTTCAGATTCGTCGATAGCGTCAACGCCCATTTCCTCTAGGACCCTTGCTTCATAGACATGCCCGATTCTACACTTAGCCATAACCGGTATTGAAACGTGGTCCATTATTTCTTCGATAATTTTTAAGCTTGCAGTCCTGGCAACCCCTCCAGCTTTCCTAACATCGTAAGGAAGCTTGTCGAGCGCCATCACGGCCACGGCGCCTGCGTCCTCAGCTATCTGCGCCTGCTCAACATTAGTGACGTCCATTATCACGCCATGTTTTTGCATTTTCATGAAGCCTCTTCTCACGCACACTGTTCCAACAACGGGATTCACGTTCTTACCTCCTAGTATTAAACTTATTTCTTTAGTGAAGTTATTTCTTCAATAGAGATATAAAAGTGTTTTCGAACTTAAGAGTAGCATTTTTATCCAGGGTAGCGGAGTATATGTTTCCAACAACCACCATCAACTCAAGGAAGTGTTAAAGCATGATTCTCTCTTGTGAAAAGCTCTTCGAACCAATAACAATAAAGGGCGTTACATTGCGCAATAGGGTAGTCATGCCAGCAATGCACTTGGGTTATGCCGAAAACGGATATGTGACGAAGAAACTGATAGATTTCTATGTTGAGAGAGCGAAGAACAAAGTCGGCCTGATAATAGTGGGTGGTTGCTACATAAACAAGCACGCGATGGGCGCCCCATCGATGATAGGGATCTCAGACGACCGCTTTATTCCAGGGCTAAAGGAGCTCGCGGAGGCGGTAAAAGCTCATGGAGCCAAAATAGCCGCTCAGCTCTATCACTCCGGAAGGTACTCCTTTTCCATGATTATAGGAGACCGAGCCCACGCGCCATCCTCGATAATGTCCAAGCTGACCCGAGAAATTCCGAAGAGGATGACGCTAGACGAGATCGAAAGAACTATAGAAGATTATGGTGAAGCTGCAAGGAGAGCCAAGGAAGCAGGTTTCGATGCTGTTGAAATTCTCTCCTCGGCCGGGTACCTTATAGGCCAGTTCCTTTCCCCTCTGACAAACAGGAGAACAGACAAGTATGGCGGGAATTTAAGACAACGGATGAACTTCGCTCTGGAAGTTGTTGAAAGAGTGAGAGAAAAAGTGGGGACAAACTTTCCCATAATATTCAGAGTCGGCGGAGATGACTTCATGGAGGGAGGCAATGATCTACACGAGATGAAGGTGTTCGCAGCTAAACTTGAAGACGCAGGAGTAGACGTGATAAACGTCACTGGAGGTTGGCACGAAACAACAGTTCCGCAGCTAACTATGAACGTTCCCCGAGGGGCATACGTGTACCTTGCTGAAAACATTAAGGATGCCGTAGGAATACCGGTGATAGCTTGCAATAGGATAAATGACCCATTGCTAGCAGAATACATCCTCAGACGCAAAAAAGCCGACCTAGTTGGTATAGCTAGAGGGCTTCTAGCAGACCCCGAGTTTGTAGTAAAAGCCGCTGAGGGGCGGTTCGATGATATAAGGCCGTGCATTGCTTGCACTCAGGGATGTTTTGACAGCGTCTTCATGCTACAACCTGTAACATGTCTAGTTAACCCCGCAGCGGGCAGGGAGAAAGAATTCGAGCTTAAACCTGCAGTTAAGCCAAAGAAAGTTTTAATAGCTGGCGGCGGCCCTGCGGGCATGCAGGCAGCCATAATACTGAAGAAGAGGGGTCACGACGTCACAATTTACGAGAAAACGGACAAGTTAGGCGGCCAATTAATACTGGCAAGTGCACCGAAGGAGCGAAGCGAGTTCAAAGCCTTCATAAACTATCTCCGTAGACAGGTCGAAAAACTCGGAATAAAGGTGGTTTTTGGAACGGAGGTTACCCCTGAACTTGTTGAAAGGGAAAAGCCGGACGTCGTAATAGTGGCGACTGGGGCTAGACCTATAAAGCCAAAGATCCCTGGAATAGATAAGAAAAACGTGGTGTACGCTCACGACGTGCTTGCTGGAAAAGTTTTCGTCGGAGAGAAAGTAGTCATAGTTGGCGGCGGGGGCGTTGGATGCGAAACAGCCCTTTACTTAACGGATGAAGGGTCAATAGATCCAGAGACTATGATTTTCCTCCTAGAGCGAAGGGCTCTGTCGTTTGAGAGGGCGCTAAAACTCCTGAGAAAGAGCAGGGACGTGGTTATCGTCGAAATGACGGATAGAATAGCGAGAGACGTAGGTCTAACGACAAGGTGGACAATTAGGCAAAGCTTGGAGCTGAGAAAAGTGAGAATCGTAACTAATGCTAGAGTGGATGAAATAACCGATGAAGGCGTAATTGTCAACAACGGAGAACAGTTCTTTGAAGCCGACACCGTGGTGATAGCTGTTGGATCAGAGCCAAACAACGAGCTTGTTAAACAACTTGAAGGAAAAGTAGCCGAGTTATATGCTGTAGGCGACTGCGTAAACCCCAGGAAAGCGCTTGAAGCGATACGTGAAGCTACAGAAGTCGCCATGAAAATATGAACCAACCTTCCCCCCCAAATTTCTCTCTTCCAAACCCGGATTGTATGGTGAAGCAAATTAAGAGAGAAAAAATTAAAATTTGAAGCGATACTTTTTCATTAACAATGCCCGCTTTGAAAAAAGTCTCAAACTTACGTCAATCGCGAGGAGGTTAATGAATTGGGGAAAATTAAAGTAGCCATCGCAGGTCTTGGAAACTGCGCATCTGCATTAATCCAGGGTGTATACTATTATAGAAATGCGAAGAAGGGAGACAAGATTCCCGGGCTAATGCACGTTGATTTTGGAGGGTATTACCCCCGAGACATAGAGTTTGTTTGCGCTTTTGACGTCAACAAAAACAAGATTGGGCGAGACATTAGTGAAGCCATATTCGCTGAGCCGAATTGCGTCGCGAAGTTTGCTGATGTTCCAAAATTGGGCGTAGAAGTGCTTCCCGGACCAATATCTGATGGTGTCGCCCCCCACATGAAGGATGCCTTTTACACTTACGATCCAAACGAACTAGAAGCTGTTGACGTCGCATCAGCCCTCCAAGATTCTGGAGCCGAAATGTTGGTGAACTTCATTCCCGTCGGCAGCTACGAAGCAACTAGAATATATGCACAGGCGGCAATAGACGCAGGATGCGCCTTCGTAAACTGCATCCCCGAGTTTATAGCATCGGACCCCGAGTGGGCTAACAAGTTCGAGAGA
This window contains:
- a CDS encoding hydrogenase maturation protease produces the protein MGEILRKIFVIGVGNYLLGDEGVGIHVVNKLREVTLPSCVEVVDGGVGGLFLLEFFEKAEKVILIDAVLGGGKPGDVYVLRAKELEESGVKSLTSSHDVDIQMLVKVAREMEVLPELFLVGVEPKNYREIGINLSREVEEAMPKVIEIILKLVNDC
- the pdxT gene encoding pyridoxal 5'-phosphate synthase glutaminase subunit PdxT; amino-acid sequence: MRPIVGVLGFQGAIEEHVYITRKALKEAGLQGEVRVVKKRGEVEDVDGLIIPGGESTVIGSMMEHTGVMDYLKEMKEEFPVFGTCAGMIVLARKVRDRVLGETNQPTAGVLDIVVERNHFGRQNDSFEVDLEIPAIGGVFRGIFIRAPVVLEVGSGVEVLCSFNGKIVAVKQEKVLATAFHPELTDDARVHRYFIEKVVMSNQ
- the pdxS gene encoding pyridoxal 5'-phosphate synthase lyase subunit PdxS gives rise to the protein MNPVVGTVCVRRGFMKMQKHGVIMDVTNVEQAQIAEDAGAVAVMALDKLPYDVRKAGGVARTASLKIIEEIMDHVSIPVMAKCRIGHVYEARVLEEMGVDAIDESEVLTPADEKRHIWKWDFRVPFVNGAKDLGEALRRIEEGASMIRTKGEAGTGNVAEAVRHMKLMRNEIRRVKAIVEEEDWQEIVALAREFKVSYQLVYEVGRLGRLPVVNFAAGGIATPADAALMMSLGCDGIFVGSGIFKSEDPMERAKAIVLATTFWDDPEVVAEAQRMIDEKKSMMGMDIKELELRMQERGAEA
- a CDS encoding FAD-dependent oxidoreductase — translated: MILSCEKLFEPITIKGVTLRNRVVMPAMHLGYAENGYVTKKLIDFYVERAKNKVGLIIVGGCYINKHAMGAPSMIGISDDRFIPGLKELAEAVKAHGAKIAAQLYHSGRYSFSMIIGDRAHAPSSIMSKLTREIPKRMTLDEIERTIEDYGEAARRAKEAGFDAVEILSSAGYLIGQFLSPLTNRRTDKYGGNLRQRMNFALEVVERVREKVGTNFPIIFRVGGDDFMEGGNDLHEMKVFAAKLEDAGVDVINVTGGWHETTVPQLTMNVPRGAYVYLAENIKDAVGIPVIACNRINDPLLAEYILRRKKADLVGIARGLLADPEFVVKAAEGRFDDIRPCIACTQGCFDSVFMLQPVTCLVNPAAGREKEFELKPAVKPKKVLIAGGGPAGMQAAIILKKRGHDVTIYEKTDKLGGQLILASAPKERSEFKAFINYLRRQVEKLGIKVVFGTEVTPELVEREKPDVVIVATGARPIKPKIPGIDKKNVVYAHDVLAGKVFVGEKVVIVGGGGVGCETALYLTDEGSIDPETMIFLLERRALSFERALKLLRKSRDVVIVEMTDRIARDVGLTTRWTIRQSLELRKVRIVTNARVDEITDEGVIVNNGEQFFEADTVVIAVGSEPNNELVKQLEGKVAELYAVGDCVNPRKALEAIREATEVAMKI